Proteins from one Pseudomonas bijieensis genomic window:
- the rep gene encoding DNA helicase Rep — protein MSRLNPRQQEAVNYVGGPLLVLAGAGSGKTSVITRKIAHLIQNCGIRAQYIVAMTFTNKAAREMKERVGGLLRAGEGRGLTVCTFHNLGLNIIRKEHARLGYKPGFSIFDETDVKALMTDIMQKEYSGDDGVDEIKNMIGAWKNDLILPPEALENARNPKEQTAAIVYTHYQRTLKAFNAVDFDDLILLPVKLFQDHADILEKWQNKVRYLLVDEYQDTNASQYLLVKLLIGKRNQFTVVGDDDQSIYAWRGARPENLMLLKEDYPSLKVVMLEQNYRSTSRILRCANVLISNNPHEFEKQLWSEMGHGDEIRVIRCRNEDAEAERVAMEILSLHLRTDRPYSDFAILYRGNYQAKLIELKLQHHQIPYRLSGGNSFFGRQEVKDLMAYFRLIVNPDDDNAFLRVINVPRREIGSTTLEKLGNYATERKISMYAATDEIGLGEHLDSRFTDRLARFKRFMDKVREQCAGEDPISALRSMVMDIDYENWLRTNSSSDKAADYRMGNVWFLIEALKNTLEKDEDGDMTVEDAIGKLVLRDMLERQQEEEDGAEGVQMMTLHASKGLEFPYVFIMGMEEEILPHRSSIEADTIEEERRLAYVGITRARQTLAFTFAAKRKQYGEVIDCAPSRFLDELPPDDLAWEGNDDTPTEVKVVRGNSALADIRAMLKR, from the coding sequence ATGTCCCGACTCAATCCCCGGCAGCAAGAAGCCGTGAACTATGTCGGCGGCCCTCTTTTGGTGCTCGCCGGCGCAGGCTCCGGCAAGACCAGCGTAATCACCCGCAAGATCGCGCACCTGATCCAGAATTGTGGCATCCGCGCCCAGTACATCGTCGCCATGACCTTCACCAACAAGGCCGCCCGGGAAATGAAGGAGCGGGTCGGCGGCCTGCTGCGCGCCGGTGAGGGCCGTGGCTTGACGGTTTGTACCTTCCACAACCTGGGCCTGAACATCATCCGCAAGGAACACGCGCGACTGGGCTACAAACCGGGCTTCTCGATTTTCGACGAGACCGATGTCAAGGCCCTGATGACCGACATCATGCAGAAGGAATACTCGGGCGACGACGGCGTGGACGAGATCAAGAACATGATCGGCGCCTGGAAAAACGACCTGATCCTGCCGCCAGAAGCCTTGGAAAACGCCCGCAACCCCAAGGAGCAGACCGCCGCCATCGTCTACACCCACTACCAGCGCACGCTCAAGGCGTTCAACGCGGTGGATTTCGACGACCTGATCCTGTTGCCGGTCAAGCTGTTCCAGGACCACGCCGACATCCTCGAAAAATGGCAGAACAAGGTCCGCTACCTGCTGGTGGACGAATACCAGGACACCAACGCCAGCCAGTACCTGCTGGTGAAGCTACTGATCGGCAAACGCAACCAGTTCACCGTGGTAGGCGACGACGACCAGTCGATCTATGCCTGGCGCGGCGCGCGGCCGGAAAACCTGATGCTGCTCAAGGAAGACTATCCATCGCTCAAAGTGGTGATGCTGGAGCAGAACTACCGCTCCACCAGCCGCATCCTGCGCTGTGCCAACGTGCTGATTTCCAACAACCCCCACGAGTTCGAAAAGCAACTGTGGAGCGAAATGGGCCACGGTGACGAGATCCGCGTGATCCGTTGCCGCAACGAAGACGCCGAAGCCGAGCGCGTGGCCATGGAAATCCTCAGCCTGCACCTGCGCACCGACCGGCCGTACAGCGATTTTGCGATCCTGTATCGCGGCAACTACCAGGCCAAGCTGATCGAGCTGAAGCTGCAGCATCACCAGATCCCTTATCGCCTGTCGGGGGGCAACAGCTTTTTCGGACGCCAGGAAGTGAAGGACCTGATGGCCTACTTCCGCCTGATCGTGAACCCGGACGACGACAACGCCTTCCTGCGGGTGATCAACGTGCCGCGCCGGGAAATCGGTTCGACCACCCTGGAAAAGCTCGGTAACTACGCCACCGAGCGCAAGATCTCGATGTACGCCGCCACCGACGAAATCGGCCTGGGCGAGCATCTGGACAGCCGCTTCACCGATCGCCTGGCGCGCTTCAAGCGCTTCATGGACAAGGTCCGCGAGCAGTGCGCCGGGGAAGATCCGATCTCGGCACTGCGCAGCATGGTGATGGACATCGACTACGAGAACTGGCTGCGCACCAACAGCTCCAGCGACAAGGCTGCCGATTACCGCATGGGCAACGTCTGGTTCCTGATCGAGGCGTTGAAGAACACCCTGGAAAAAGACGAAGACGGCGACATGACGGTCGAGGACGCCATCGGCAAACTCGTACTGCGGGACATGCTCGAGCGCCAGCAGGAAGAGGAAGACGGCGCCGAAGGCGTGCAAATGATGACGCTGCACGCCTCCAAGGGCCTGGAGTTCCCCTATGTGTTCATCATGGGCATGGAAGAGGAGATCCTGCCACACCGCTCCAGCATCGAGGCCGATACCATCGAAGAAGAACGGCGCCTGGCCTACGTCGGGATTACCCGGGCCCGTCAGACACTGGCCTTCACGTTCGCCGCCAAGCGCAAGCAATATGGTGAAGTGATCGACTGCGCCCCCAGCCGTTTTCTCGATGAGCTGCCGCCGGACGACCTGGC
- a CDS encoding LysR substrate-binding domain-containing protein: MSRRLPPLYALRAFEAAARYSSFTRAAEELSITQSAVSRHIRTLEDHFACRLFQRSGRNLQLTEAARLLLPGVREGFMALERACHTLHGEDGILRMKAPSTLTMRWLLARLSRFRHLQPGNEVQLTSAWMDIDSVDFNVEPFDCAVLLGNGHFPADWEASLLFPEELIPVGAPNLLNDQPWDVARLASAELLHPTPDRRDWRNWLQRMGLSDKVSLKGGQVFDTLELGMIAAARGYGVSMGDLLMVAEDVAQGRLSLPWPTAVASGEHYYLVWPKTRPGGERLRRLSDFLQGEVKAMQLPDVQRLG, encoded by the coding sequence ATGTCTCGTCGTCTTCCGCCTCTTTATGCGCTGCGGGCATTCGAAGCCGCGGCGCGCTACAGCTCGTTCACTCGGGCCGCTGAAGAGCTGTCGATCACCCAGAGCGCGGTCAGCCGGCACATTCGCACGCTGGAAGATCACTTTGCCTGCCGGCTGTTCCAGCGCAGCGGGCGCAACCTGCAACTGACCGAGGCGGCGCGGTTGCTGTTGCCGGGGGTACGTGAGGGCTTCATGGCGCTGGAGCGGGCCTGTCATACCTTGCATGGCGAGGATGGCATCCTGCGCATGAAAGCGCCTTCCACACTGACCATGCGCTGGTTGTTGGCGCGCCTGAGTCGCTTCCGGCATTTGCAGCCCGGCAACGAAGTACAACTGACCAGTGCCTGGATGGACATCGATTCGGTGGACTTCAACGTCGAGCCCTTCGATTGCGCCGTATTGCTGGGCAACGGGCACTTTCCCGCCGACTGGGAGGCCAGTTTGCTGTTTCCCGAGGAGTTGATCCCGGTGGGCGCGCCGAACCTGTTGAATGACCAGCCCTGGGATGTGGCGCGGTTGGCCAGCGCTGAACTGCTGCATCCCACGCCGGATCGCCGGGACTGGCGCAACTGGCTGCAGCGCATGGGCCTGTCCGACAAGGTTTCGCTCAAGGGGGGACAGGTGTTCGATACCCTGGAGCTGGGCATGATCGCGGCGGCACGCGGCTATGGTGTTTCCATGGGCGACCTGCTGATGGTGGCCGAGGATGTCGCCCAGGGGCGCCTGAGCTTGCCATGGCCGACCGCTGTCGCCAGCGGTGAACACTATTACCTGGTCTGGCCAAAAACCCGCCCGGGTGGTGAACGTTTGCGCCGGCTCAGCGACTTCCTTCAGGGTGAAGTAAAGGCCATGCAATTACCTGACGTGCAGCGTTTGGGCTGA
- a CDS encoding aldose 1-epimerase family protein: MTPLKLLVTLGALSAASHAMAWDYVLLDTDKAAQPWQITSQQLGVKTGKPFSVTMRTLHGGRQEGVSIVDIDNGTLKLSVVPTRGMNVLQASVGNVRMGWDSPVKEVVNPAFIELNGRGGLGWLEGFNELVTRCGYEWVGHPGMDNGELLTLHGRAANIPANKVTLHIDEKPPYAITLRGELKEQAFKKVDFSVQTELVTEPGSVAFTLNDTLTNNGDYPKEYQALYHSNFSTPFLEQGARFAAPVKQVSPFNDKAKGDLPDWQTYRAPTKDYDETVYNVVPYADAKGDTLTVLHNKAGSLGVSVGFNTSTLPVFSLWKNTDTQGQGYVTGLEPGTSFSYNRRYQRPLGLVPMIAPKEHKQFQIHYSLLADKGAVDKALKRIDEIQGGRETEVRGTPLVDLSKP; this comes from the coding sequence ATGACTCCGCTCAAACTCCTCGTTACCCTTGGCGCTCTAAGCGCTGCCTCCCATGCGATGGCTTGGGATTACGTCCTGCTGGATACGGATAAAGCCGCTCAACCCTGGCAAATCACCAGCCAGCAACTGGGCGTGAAGACCGGCAAGCCCTTTTCCGTGACGATGCGCACCTTGCACGGTGGCCGCCAGGAAGGCGTCAGCATCGTCGACATCGACAACGGTACCCTGAAGCTTTCCGTCGTCCCGACCCGCGGCATGAACGTGCTGCAGGCTTCGGTCGGGAATGTGCGCATGGGCTGGGATTCGCCCGTCAAGGAAGTGGTCAATCCGGCGTTCATTGAGCTCAATGGTCGAGGCGGACTGGGCTGGCTCGAAGGTTTCAATGAACTGGTGACTCGCTGTGGCTACGAATGGGTCGGCCATCCCGGCATGGACAATGGTGAGCTGCTGACCCTGCATGGTCGTGCAGCCAACATCCCGGCCAACAAGGTCACTTTGCACATCGATGAAAAACCTCCGTACGCCATCACATTGCGAGGCGAGTTGAAGGAGCAGGCCTTCAAGAAGGTCGATTTCTCGGTGCAGACCGAACTGGTCACCGAGCCGGGCAGTGTGGCTTTCACCCTCAACGACACGCTGACCAACAACGGCGACTATCCAAAGGAATACCAAGCGCTCTATCACAGCAATTTCAGCACGCCGTTCCTGGAGCAGGGCGCTCGTTTCGCGGCACCGGTCAAGCAGGTCTCGCCGTTCAACGACAAGGCCAAGGGCGACTTGCCCGATTGGCAAACCTACCGGGCCCCGACCAAGGATTACGACGAAACCGTCTATAACGTCGTGCCCTACGCCGACGCCAAGGGCGACACCCTTACCGTGCTGCACAACAAGGCCGGCAGCCTCGGGGTATCGGTAGGCTTCAACACCAGCACGCTTCCCGTGTTCTCCCTGTGGAAAAACACCGATACCCAAGGCCAGGGCTACGTGACCGGGCTGGAGCCAGGCACCAGTTTTTCCTATAACCGCCGGTATCAGCGACCACTGGGCCTGGTTCCCATGATCGCGCCGAAAGAGCACAAGCAGTTCCAGATCCACTACAGCCTGCTGGCGGATAAGGGCGCCGTGGATAAAGCCCTCAAACGCATCGATGAAATCCAGGGTGGCCGGGAAACCGAGGTGCGGGGCACGCCGCTGGTGGACCTGAGCAAGCCGTGA
- a CDS encoding methyl-accepting chemotaxis protein: MSQPRARIASQLGLALAVILAIVISGSTVFALRSLDTANLATREEHLASEARLMADQLNTFHSTLRESTQRLAGLFEKRFSAGLSVHPDQPVTVAGVQTPGLSLGGEVLNNNFKEVDDFKAMTAGVATVFVRSGDDFIRVSTSVSKQDGTRAIGTVLDRAGPAYGPVISGQSYIGRALLFGRFYMSQYTPVRDSSGKIIAVLYVGFDYTDAQNAQFENLKRFRIGQTGSLALLDEQNKWLVPPAGVQALDQASATIVGLVKKPGKGAFWTDTAEDFYSVAVPFEGGPWAVVASMPKAEIRAVTWSVGTQLAIGSLLAMLLAVGSAMWLLRSKLAPLGDLVRQAEALGAGDLSVRLNVSSHDEIGQLARAFNQMSQALSTMVEHIRKASQEVNSRAQALSGLSSGAYEGMEQQSGEITSMAGAVEEFSATSLNIADNMGNTERLAQENAQQTRIGRTSMDEASSSLEQIAGALNSTATVINTLGQRSQEIGGIVGVITSIAEQTNLLALNAAIEAARAGEQGRGFAVVADEVRSLASRTRQATDEISSMINSIQQETGNAISTMEQGNLLMQEGLSRNANVASALARIDEQSRSAGQQFAAITTATQEQSSTATLLSSNLQSIAMANSEQRQVVSNLALTAKELEKLAQDLRQEVDRFR; the protein is encoded by the coding sequence ATGTCTCAACCCCGTGCCCGGATCGCCTCACAGCTAGGCCTTGCCCTCGCTGTGATATTGGCGATCGTGATCTCCGGCAGTACCGTTTTCGCCCTGCGTTCGCTGGACACTGCCAACCTCGCCACCCGTGAAGAGCACCTGGCCAGCGAAGCGCGTCTGATGGCCGATCAGCTCAATACGTTCCACAGTACCTTGCGCGAGAGTACTCAACGGTTGGCCGGCCTGTTCGAAAAGCGCTTCAGCGCCGGCCTGAGCGTGCATCCGGACCAGCCGGTGACGGTGGCGGGCGTACAAACCCCCGGCTTGAGCCTGGGCGGCGAAGTGTTGAACAACAACTTCAAGGAAGTGGATGACTTCAAAGCGATGACCGCCGGGGTTGCCACGGTTTTCGTGCGCAGCGGCGACGATTTCATCCGCGTCAGTACCTCAGTCAGCAAACAGGACGGTACGCGGGCCATCGGTACCGTGCTCGACCGTGCCGGCCCGGCCTACGGTCCGGTGATCAGCGGGCAGAGCTACATCGGTCGAGCCCTGCTTTTCGGACGCTTCTACATGTCGCAGTACACGCCCGTACGCGACAGCAGCGGCAAGATCATTGCCGTGTTGTACGTAGGCTTCGACTACACCGACGCGCAGAATGCGCAGTTCGAGAACCTCAAGCGCTTCCGCATCGGCCAGACCGGTTCGCTGGCCTTGCTGGATGAACAGAACAAATGGCTGGTGCCGCCGGCCGGCGTGCAGGCGCTGGACCAGGCGAGCGCGACCATCGTTGGGCTGGTCAAGAAACCGGGCAAGGGGGCGTTCTGGACCGATACCGCCGAAGATTTCTACAGCGTTGCCGTACCGTTCGAGGGCGGGCCGTGGGCGGTGGTGGCGAGCATGCCGAAAGCCGAGATTCGCGCCGTGACCTGGAGCGTCGGTACTCAGCTGGCCATTGGCAGCCTGCTGGCGATGTTGTTGGCGGTGGGCTCGGCGATGTGGCTGTTGCGTAGCAAACTGGCGCCGCTCGGCGATCTGGTTCGCCAGGCCGAAGCCTTGGGCGCTGGCGACCTGAGCGTGCGCTTGAATGTGTCGAGTCATGATGAGATCGGTCAGTTGGCCCGTGCCTTCAACCAGATGAGCCAGGCCTTGTCGACCATGGTCGAGCACATCCGCAAGGCCTCCCAGGAGGTCAACAGCCGCGCCCAGGCGCTGTCCGGATTGTCCAGTGGGGCGTATGAAGGCATGGAGCAGCAGTCCGGCGAAATCACCAGCATGGCCGGCGCGGTGGAAGAGTTCAGTGCGACCTCATTGAACATTGCTGACAACATGGGCAACACCGAGCGCCTGGCCCAGGAAAACGCCCAGCAAACCCGCATTGGCCGGACCTCTATGGATGAAGCGTCGTCGTCCCTGGAACAGATCGCCGGTGCGCTGAACAGCACCGCCACGGTCATCAATACCTTGGGCCAGCGTTCGCAGGAAATCGGCGGTATCGTTGGCGTTATCACCTCGATCGCCGAGCAGACCAACCTGCTGGCCTTGAACGCCGCCATCGAAGCCGCCCGCGCAGGCGAGCAGGGCCGTGGTTTTGCCGTGGTGGCCGATGAAGTCCGCAGCCTGGCATCTCGCACCCGCCAGGCCACCGACGAAATTTCCAGCATGATCAACAGCATCCAGCAGGAAACCGGCAATGCCATCAGCACGATGGAGCAGGGCAACCTGTTGATGCAGGAAGGCCTGTCGCGCAACGCCAACGTGGCCTCGGCCCTGGCGCGCATCGACGAGCAAAGTCGCTCGGCCGGCCAGCAATTTGCGGCGATTACCACCGCCACCCAGGAACAAAGCAGTACTGCGACCTTGCTCAGCAGTAACCTGCAAAGCATCGCCATGGCCAACAGCGAACAGCGGCAAGTGGTCTCGAACCTGGCACTCACCGCCAAGGAACTGGAAAAACTGGCCCAGGACCTGCGCCAAGAGGTCGATCGGTTCCGCTGA
- a CDS encoding putative bifunctional diguanylate cyclase/phosphodiesterase gives MSTPVEPLRLLLLAQEPAWSAILRECLAPMGPSVVLISAPSWESVSSLFEDNRNAVLLTVAALQPAPGRCSLPTILLLEHEPALAPDGVSDWLVRDALDTATLRRCLRHVRERGVLENTLQRLAEQDPLTGIANRQGFQTLLAARLAENDGRGLALGHLDLDNFRHANDALGHQAGDRLILQVVSRLKSSLEAGDQLARLGSDEFALLIDTRRAPQRAEWMAERITEALAEPYWVDGESLLIGCSLGVAHARAQAGADPLMWHAHIAMQQAKSTQGCTFHIFNERINRNARSLADLESELRRALRRDELELHYQPRLNLDGGHIVGLEALVRWRHGERGLLPPSEFVPLAEQSGLIVPLGYWVISRALRDMQALRERGLAPLHMAVNLSFRQFQDSQLLPTLSRLIAERGVEAQWLEFELTETAVMRRSELVKQTMDALGRLGVRFSLDDFGTGFSSFVHLNSLPIALLKIDKSFVGGMEQREENRKLVHAMINLAHNLNLEVVAEGVETREQLDLLRGFGCDQVQGFLISKPLPLPELVEYLTFDGNQQSTLEMS, from the coding sequence TTGTCAACGCCTGTCGAACCCTTGCGTTTGCTGTTATTGGCCCAAGAGCCTGCGTGGTCAGCAATATTGCGCGAGTGCCTGGCGCCCATGGGGCCCTCGGTCGTGTTGATCAGCGCCCCGAGCTGGGAGTCAGTCAGCAGCCTGTTCGAAGATAACCGCAACGCGGTACTGCTGACCGTTGCGGCGTTACAACCGGCGCCGGGCCGTTGCAGCCTGCCCACTATCCTGTTGCTTGAGCACGAACCGGCGCTGGCCCCCGACGGCGTCAGCGACTGGTTGGTGCGTGATGCCCTCGACACCGCGACCCTGCGTCGTTGCCTGCGCCATGTGCGCGAACGTGGCGTGCTGGAAAACACCTTGCAGCGCCTTGCCGAACAGGACCCGTTGACGGGCATTGCCAATCGCCAGGGTTTCCAGACGCTGCTGGCGGCACGTCTGGCGGAAAACGATGGCCGGGGCCTGGCCCTCGGTCACCTGGACCTGGACAACTTCCGTCACGCCAACGACGCCCTTGGCCATCAGGCCGGTGATCGCTTGATCCTGCAAGTGGTGTCGCGACTCAAGAGCTCGCTCGAGGCCGGCGATCAATTGGCGCGCTTGGGCAGCGATGAATTCGCCCTGCTGATCGACACCCGCCGCGCGCCACAACGGGCCGAGTGGATGGCCGAGCGCATTACCGAAGCCTTGGCCGAGCCCTATTGGGTGGACGGTGAAAGCCTGCTGATCGGTTGCAGCCTGGGCGTTGCCCACGCTCGTGCCCAGGCCGGCGCCGATCCGCTGATGTGGCACGCCCACATCGCCATGCAGCAGGCCAAGAGCACCCAGGGCTGCACCTTTCATATCTTCAACGAGCGCATCAACCGCAACGCCCGCAGCCTCGCCGACCTGGAAAGCGAACTGCGCCGGGCACTGCGCCGTGACGAGTTGGAGCTGCATTACCAGCCACGGCTGAACCTCGATGGCGGCCACATTGTCGGCCTCGAAGCGTTGGTGCGCTGGCGTCATGGCGAACGCGGATTGTTGCCACCGAGTGAGTTCGTGCCGCTGGCCGAACAGAGCGGCCTGATCGTGCCACTGGGCTACTGGGTGATTTCCCGGGCGCTGCGGGACATGCAGGCCCTGCGCGAGCGGGGGCTGGCGCCGTTGCACATGGCGGTCAACCTGTCGTTCCGGCAGTTCCAGGACAGCCAGTTGCTGCCGACCCTGAGCCGACTGATTGCCGAACGGGGGGTCGAGGCGCAATGGCTGGAATTCGAACTCACCGAAACCGCCGTCATGCGCCGCAGCGAGCTAGTCAAGCAGACCATGGATGCCCTGGGTCGCCTGGGGGTGCGCTTCTCCCTGGACGACTTCGGCACCGGGTTCTCCTCGTTCGTGCACCTCAACAGCCTGCCCATCGCCTTGCTCAAGATCGACAAGAGCTTCGTCGGCGGCATGGAGCAGCGCGAAGAGAATCGCAAGCTGGTGCACGCCATGATCAACCTGGCCCACAACCTCAACCTGGAGGTGGTGGCTGAAGGTGTGGAAACCCGGGAGCAACTGGACCTGCTGCGCGGCTTTGGTTGCGACCAGGTACAGGGCTTTTTGATCAGCAAGCCGTTGCCGCTGCCTGAATTGGTTGAATACCTGACATTCGATGGCAATCAGCAGTCCACACTGGAAATGAGCTAA
- a CDS encoding YifB family Mg chelatase-like AAA ATPase: MSLAIVHSRAQVGVEAPAVTVEVHLANGLPSLTMVGLPEAAVKESKDRVRSAIINSGLNFPARRITLNLAPADLPKDGGRFDLAIALGILSASVQVPTLTLDDVECLGELALSGAVRPVRGVLPAALAARKAGRMLVVPRANAEEACLASGLKVIAVDHLLEAVAHFNGHTPVEPFVSNGLLSASKPYPDLNEVQGQAGAKRALLIAAAGAHNLLFSGPPGTGKTLLASRLPGLLPPLAESEALEVAAIQSVASCVPLSHWPQRPFRQPHHSASGPALVGGGSKPQPGEITLAHHGVLFLDELPEFDRRVLEVLREPLESGHIVVSRARDRVRFPARFQLVAAMNPCPCGYLGEPSGRCSCTPDMVQRYRNKLSGPLLDRIDLHLTVAREATALNPKSEPGADTATVAEHVAEARERQQKRQGCANAFLDLPGLRRHCKLSALDETWLETACERLTLSLRAAHRLLKVARTLADLERVDRISREHLAEALQYRPATP, translated from the coding sequence ATGTCGCTCGCCATTGTCCACAGCCGCGCCCAAGTCGGGGTCGAGGCTCCTGCCGTTACCGTTGAAGTTCACTTGGCCAACGGCTTGCCATCGCTGACGATGGTGGGTCTGCCAGAGGCGGCGGTAAAGGAAAGCAAGGATCGGGTGCGCAGCGCGATCATCAATTCGGGGCTGAATTTCCCGGCGCGGCGCATCACCCTGAACCTGGCTCCGGCAGATCTGCCAAAGGACGGCGGGCGCTTCGACCTGGCCATTGCCTTGGGGATCCTGTCGGCCAGCGTGCAGGTGCCAACCCTGACGCTTGACGATGTGGAATGCCTCGGTGAGCTGGCATTGTCCGGCGCGGTGCGTCCGGTGCGCGGGGTGTTACCCGCGGCACTGGCGGCGCGCAAGGCCGGGCGCATGCTGGTGGTACCACGGGCCAATGCCGAGGAAGCCTGCCTGGCCTCGGGGCTGAAGGTGATCGCCGTGGATCATCTGCTCGAAGCGGTGGCGCATTTCAACGGTCACACGCCGGTCGAGCCTTTCGTTTCCAATGGACTGCTCTCGGCCAGCAAACCCTACCCCGACCTGAATGAAGTGCAAGGCCAGGCCGGGGCCAAGCGGGCACTGCTGATCGCCGCCGCGGGAGCTCATAACCTGCTGTTCAGCGGGCCACCGGGCACCGGCAAGACACTGCTGGCGAGCCGTTTGCCGGGGCTGTTACCGCCGTTGGCGGAAAGTGAGGCCCTGGAGGTCGCGGCCATCCAGTCGGTGGCCAGTTGCGTGCCGTTGAGCCATTGGCCGCAACGGCCGTTTCGCCAGCCCCACCACTCGGCTTCCGGTCCCGCGCTGGTGGGTGGCGGGTCAAAACCGCAGCCAGGGGAGATCACCCTCGCCCACCATGGCGTGTTGTTTTTAGATGAACTGCCAGAGTTCGACCGCCGGGTGCTGGAGGTCTTGAGGGAGCCGCTGGAGTCTGGGCACATCGTGGTTTCTCGTGCCCGCGACCGAGTCCGCTTCCCGGCGCGTTTCCAGTTGGTGGCAGCAATGAATCCCTGCCCCTGTGGATACCTAGGCGAGCCCAGCGGCCGTTGCTCCTGTACGCCAGACATGGTGCAGCGCTACCGCAATAAGCTCTCCGGCCCCCTGCTGGACCGCATCGACCTGCACCTGACGGTCGCCCGCGAGGCCACGGCGTTGAATCCCAAAAGCGAACCCGGTGCCGATACGGCCACCGTCGCCGAGCACGTGGCCGAAGCCCGGGAACGCCAGCAAAAACGCCAGGGCTGTGCCAACGCATTCCTGGATCTGCCGGGCTTGCGTCGGCATTGCAAACTATCCGCACTCGATGAAACCTGGCTGGAAACCGCTTGCGAACGACTGACCCTGTCGCTGCGAGCCGCCCACCGCCTGCTCAAGGTCGCCCGTACGTTGGCAGACCTTGAGCGGGTGGATCGGATCAGTCGGGAGCACTTGGCCGAGGCGTTGCAGTATCGGCCCGCTACGCCCTGA
- a CDS encoding NorM family multidrug efflux MATE transporter: MRHPVRTELWAILRLAGPLIASQLAHMLMVLTDTVMMARLSPEALAGGGLGAATYSFVSIFCIGVIAAVGTLVAIRQGAGDVEGATRLTQAGLWLAWLMALMAGLLLWNLKPVLLMFGQTETNVLSAGQFLLALPFALPGYLSFMALRGFTSAIGRATPVMVISLGGTVANFLLNYALITGMFGLPKLGLMGIGLVTAIVANCMALALAWHIHRHPAYRAYPLLDGLSRPNRQYLKELWRLGLPIGGTYAVEVGLFAFAALCMGTMGSTPLAAHQIALQIVSVAFMVPAGMSYAITMRIGQHYGAGQLPMARLAGRVGIGFGAAAMLAFAMVFWLLPHQLVGLFLDHDDPAFRDVINLAVSLLAVAAWFELFDGTQTIAMGCIRGLKDAKTTFLVGLGCYWLIGAPSAWWMAFHLNWGPTGVWWGLALGLACAAVSLTLAFEWKMKRMIRSEPGQQRFEVVQTE, encoded by the coding sequence ATGCGGCATCCTGTGCGTACCGAACTCTGGGCCATCCTGCGGCTGGCGGGGCCGTTGATTGCCTCACAGTTGGCGCACATGCTGATGGTGCTCACCGACACCGTGATGATGGCGCGCCTGAGCCCCGAAGCCCTGGCCGGCGGCGGGCTCGGGGCGGCCACTTATTCGTTCGTGTCGATCTTCTGCATTGGCGTGATCGCCGCGGTGGGCACCCTGGTCGCGATCCGCCAGGGCGCGGGCGATGTCGAAGGCGCGACCCGGCTGACCCAGGCCGGGCTGTGGCTGGCCTGGCTGATGGCGCTGATGGCCGGGTTGCTGCTGTGGAACCTCAAGCCCGTACTGCTGATGTTCGGCCAGACCGAAACCAACGTACTCTCCGCCGGACAGTTCCTGCTGGCGCTGCCGTTCGCCCTGCCCGGCTATCTGAGCTTCATGGCCCTGCGCGGCTTCACCAGCGCCATTGGCCGGGCCACACCGGTCATGGTGATCAGCCTCGGCGGCACGGTGGCCAACTTCCTGCTCAACTACGCGCTCATCACCGGCATGTTCGGCCTGCCGAAACTCGGCCTGATGGGGATCGGCCTGGTCACGGCCATCGTCGCCAACTGCATGGCCCTGGCACTGGCCTGGCACATCCATCGGCACCCGGCCTACCGTGCCTACCCCCTGCTCGACGGCCTGTCGCGGCCCAATCGCCAATACCTCAAGGAACTGTGGCGCCTGGGCCTGCCGATTGGTGGCACGTACGCGGTGGAAGTCGGGCTGTTTGCGTTCGCCGCGCTGTGCATGGGCACCATGGGCAGCACACCGTTGGCCGCCCACCAGATCGCCCTGCAAATCGTCTCGGTGGCGTTCATGGTGCCGGCGGGGATGTCCTACGCCATCACCATGCGCATCGGCCAACACTACGGCGCCGGGCAGTTGCCGATGGCGCGCCTGGCCGGTCGGGTCGGGATTGGCTTTGGCGCGGCGGCCATGCTGGCGTTCGCCATGGTGTTCTGGTTGCTGCCCCATCAATTGGTCGGCCTGTTCCTGGACCACGACGACCCGGCGTTCCGCGACGTGATCAACCTGGCCGTGAGCCTGCTGGCCGTGGCGGCATGGTTCGAGCTGTTCGACGGCACGCAAACCATTGCCATGGGCTGCATCCGCGGACTCAAGGACGCCAAGACCACCTTCCTGGTTGGCCTGGGATGCTATTGGCTGATTGGCGCGCCGTCGGCGTGGTGGATGGCATTTCACCTCAACTGGGGGCCGACCGGCGTCTGGTGGGGCCTGGCCCTGGGGCTGGCTTGCGCGGCCGTGAGCCTGACCCTGGCGTTTGAGTGGAAGATGAAGCGGATGATTCGCAGTGAGCCTGGGCAGCAACGTTTCGAGGTCGTTCAGACTGAGTGA